The Negativicutes bacterium genome has a window encoding:
- a CDS encoding thiamine diphosphokinase — protein sequence MKRALIFLAGEFAGLPAGFFRQANDFVIAADGGYGHLLNLHWQPDLLIGDFDSFLPEWQNEVKQKAIECLVWPTEKDMTDSELALQLASQRGCGSAIVFGGWGGLRMDHAVANLFLLAAFRQKDFPIIFSHGAQQACVISNETLQLYGEKGDYISLLPCTAVVSDVTTCGMKYPLSRHSLKAGSSFGVSNQFSGATASVRCGEGMLLVIWFGKLQ from the coding sequence ATGAAGCGTGCCTTGATTTTCCTGGCAGGCGAGTTCGCCGGACTGCCGGCAGGTTTTTTTCGGCAGGCGAACGATTTCGTCATCGCAGCGGATGGCGGCTATGGGCACCTGCTGAACCTGCACTGGCAGCCTGATCTTCTCATAGGCGACTTTGATTCCTTTTTGCCGGAATGGCAGAATGAAGTCAAACAAAAAGCCATAGAGTGCTTGGTTTGGCCGACGGAAAAAGATATGACGGACAGTGAGCTGGCTTTACAATTGGCCAGCCAGCGTGGCTGCGGCAGCGCGATCGTTTTTGGCGGCTGGGGCGGCCTACGCATGGATCATGCCGTAGCGAATTTATTCTTACTCGCTGCTTTCCGACAGAAAGATTTTCCGATTATCTTCAGCCACGGCGCCCAACAGGCTTGCGTAATTTCCAATGAAACCTTACAATTGTATGGTGAGAAAGGGGATTATATTTCCCTGCTGCCCTGCACCGCCGTCGTAAGCGATGTGACGACCTGCGGAATGAAGTATCCTTTGAGTCGCCATAGCTTAAAAGCCGGGTCCAGCTTTGGTGTTTCGAATCAATTCAGCGGGGCAACTGCTTCGGTTCGCTGTGGGGAAGGAATGCTCTTGGTCATCTGGTTCGGAAAGTTACAATAA
- a CDS encoding S9 family peptidase, which translates to MARSKFQLEDMHRIKAALDLQWTEDGRYAYYVLQKTDLKQEKNLTDLWQLDLVSGQERPLTGSGNNRLPRLSPDATQLAFLSSRQDNGNRIYILDLAAGGEARCLFTAEAVEDFSWTPDGQSIVYTAAVFPFDEDWTPYAGAPAKDGARLKEATRLAASGEQDKREKNEINRVKVITRFHYRMDGVGYFGQARTHNFIIPVEQNIKEDSKPTARQLTFGDWDHTLGQISPCGQWLCVSGCHCQDPEIEHRDDLWLYPIRGGEPVLLYRAAGPSKVLSWSPDGRFIAFAGHHNTWFVSSRTDVNLLPVSAFLQQLAGGLAPEALTRQNVLNLTAAYDRPYGAGGGPEPRVAGGRTSMWRQNEFCFMLGDQGAGVLYHFIEGHTECLWRQEQCSLLSFAVSDLGLLLLITSPDQLAEWFWLQQGVLRQVTHHNDALMAEREFAHWQARSFVSAEDGQPLQGWLYYPAQFDQSKKYPLLHLVHGGPHGVFGPAFEIAAQYFAAQGYFVLLINPRGSITFGEEFSRVIDQNWGDRDYADLLAGLDDALATGFIDPANCFMHGWSYGGYMACWFATQTKRYKAICGGAVVSSLSFDYGLADNTMANEYEYGGQPWQGKDSQLVKSSPLNYAGQVETPLLLLHGEDDLRCGIANSEIFYQALKRLGKEVVMIRYPGEYHGFKRPLHQLDRYERIFAWFEYYKNKKV; encoded by the coding sequence TTGGCAAGAAGCAAATTTCAGCTGGAGGATATGCATCGTATCAAAGCAGCCCTTGATTTGCAATGGACAGAAGATGGCAGATACGCCTACTATGTCTTACAGAAAACGGATTTAAAGCAGGAAAAAAATCTCACCGATCTCTGGCAGTTGGATCTGGTCTCGGGTCAGGAGCGGCCGTTGACCGGCAGCGGTAATAACCGGTTGCCGCGCCTTTCCCCGGATGCGACTCAACTGGCCTTTCTGTCCAGCCGGCAGGATAACGGCAATCGGATCTATATCCTGGACTTGGCTGCCGGCGGAGAAGCACGCTGCCTGTTTACAGCGGAAGCGGTTGAGGACTTTAGCTGGACGCCGGATGGTCAATCGATTGTCTATACGGCCGCCGTTTTTCCGTTTGATGAAGATTGGACTCCTTATGCGGGTGCTCCGGCCAAAGACGGAGCCCGCCTGAAAGAGGCGACCAGGTTGGCTGCCAGCGGTGAGCAGGACAAAAGAGAGAAAAATGAAATCAACCGTGTGAAAGTGATCACACGGTTCCATTATCGCATGGACGGGGTTGGTTATTTTGGTCAGGCAAGAACGCACAATTTTATCATTCCCGTAGAGCAGAATATAAAAGAAGACTCAAAACCTACGGCACGGCAGCTTACATTTGGCGATTGGGATCACACTTTGGGTCAAATTTCCCCTTGCGGACAATGGCTTTGTGTCAGCGGCTGCCACTGTCAGGATCCGGAAATAGAGCATCGTGACGATTTATGGCTTTACCCCATCCGCGGCGGAGAGCCGGTCTTACTTTATCGCGCAGCCGGACCGAGCAAAGTCTTGTCCTGGAGCCCGGACGGCCGCTTTATTGCTTTTGCCGGACATCATAATACTTGGTTTGTTTCCAGCCGCACCGATGTCAACTTGCTGCCGGTATCCGCGTTTTTGCAGCAATTGGCGGGGGGGTTGGCGCCGGAGGCACTGACCCGGCAAAATGTGCTGAATCTGACGGCGGCATATGACCGTCCGTATGGAGCAGGCGGAGGTCCGGAACCCAGAGTAGCCGGCGGACGCACCAGCATGTGGCGCCAAAACGAGTTCTGTTTTATGCTGGGGGATCAGGGGGCAGGCGTCTTGTATCATTTTATCGAAGGGCATACGGAATGCCTATGGCGGCAGGAACAATGCAGTCTGCTGTCATTTGCCGTTTCCGATCTGGGTTTGCTGCTGTTGATCACCTCTCCTGATCAATTGGCGGAATGGTTCTGGCTGCAGCAAGGGGTGTTGCGTCAGGTAACCCATCATAACGATGCGCTGATGGCAGAACGTGAATTTGCCCATTGGCAGGCACGCAGCTTTGTCTCGGCAGAAGACGGTCAGCCGCTGCAGGGGTGGCTCTACTATCCGGCTCAGTTTGACCAAAGTAAGAAATATCCGCTCTTGCATTTGGTGCATGGCGGTCCGCACGGAGTTTTTGGACCTGCTTTTGAAATTGCCGCCCAGTACTTTGCCGCGCAAGGTTATTTCGTCCTCCTGATCAATCCCAGAGGTTCCATCACCTTTGGCGAAGAGTTCAGCCGCGTAATTGATCAAAACTGGGGTGACAGAGACTATGCCGATCTGTTGGCCGGTTTGGATGATGCTCTTGCCACCGGTTTTATTGACCCCGCTAACTGTTTTATGCATGGTTGGAGTTACGGCGGCTACATGGCGTGCTGGTTTGCAACCCAAACCAAACGTTACAAAGCAATTTGCGGCGGCGCTGTGGTCAGCAGCCTCTCTTTCGATTACGGTTTGGCGGATAACACAATGGCCAATGAATATGAGTACGGCGGTCAGCCATGGCAGGGCAAAGACAGTCAATTGGTCAAAAGTTCTCCGCTGAACTATGCCGGGCAGGTGGAAACCCCGCTTTTGTTACTGCATGGTGAGGACGATTTACGCTGCGGCATCGCCAACAGCGAAATATTCTACCAAGCTTTAAAGCGATTGGGCAAAGAAGTGGTAATGATCCGCTATCCCGGTGAATATCACGGTTTCAAACGGCCGCTGCACCAGCTCGATCGTTACGAACGGATCTTTGCCTGGTTTGAATATTATAAAAACAAAAAGGTATAG
- the hslO gene encoding Hsp33 family molecular chaperone HslO, whose protein sequence is MHDHLIIATACNGQIRALAAVTTGLVEEARQRHDCWPTAAAVLGRSLTGGLLLGAILKKGQRLTLRVLGDGPCGAVVVDVDDSSHVRGYLQEPHVNLPATSAGKLDVGGAVGKGFLAISKDLGFGDPYVGQVPLQNGEIATDLAYYFAVSEQIPSAVGLGVLVNPDGQVKTAGGYLLQMLPGAAPDLAEMLEQRLAAAAMPTELIQEVETAEAMLKRFFSADELTILETREVYYQCNCSRERLQQILMSISDDELQEMTAKQEPVEMICHFCRTAYYFQPEEISALRKRKQEKRDSR, encoded by the coding sequence ATGCACGATCATTTGATAATTGCCACCGCTTGTAACGGACAGATCAGGGCACTGGCGGCTGTTACCACCGGTTTAGTAGAGGAAGCGAGACAGCGGCATGACTGTTGGCCAACTGCGGCTGCGGTTTTAGGACGCAGTCTGACCGGTGGGTTGCTGCTGGGGGCTATTTTAAAAAAAGGACAGCGTCTTACTTTAAGAGTGCTGGGCGACGGTCCCTGCGGTGCGGTCGTTGTCGATGTGGATGATAGTTCCCATGTCAGGGGTTATCTGCAGGAGCCGCATGTGAATCTACCTGCGACAAGCGCCGGCAAATTGGATGTCGGCGGCGCTGTAGGCAAAGGTTTTTTGGCGATCAGTAAAGATTTGGGTTTCGGTGATCCCTATGTTGGGCAGGTACCTTTGCAAAACGGAGAAATCGCCACGGATTTAGCCTACTATTTCGCCGTTTCAGAACAAATCCCCTCGGCAGTTGGGCTGGGAGTACTGGTCAACCCGGACGGACAGGTCAAAACTGCCGGCGGGTATTTGCTGCAAATGCTGCCGGGAGCCGCACCGGATTTGGCCGAGATGCTGGAACAACGCCTGGCCGCAGCAGCGATGCCCACAGAATTGATTCAAGAGGTCGAAACTGCTGAAGCAATGCTGAAACGCTTCTTTTCGGCGGATGAGTTGACGATTTTGGAAACCAGAGAGGTTTATTACCAATGTAATTGCAGCAGGGAACGTCTGCAGCAGATTTTAATGAGTATCTCAGACGACGAACTACAGGAGATGACAGCAAAACAGGAACCGGTGGAAATGATTTGTCATTTCTGCCGAACAGCCTATTATTTTCAGCCGGAAGAAATCAGCGCCTTGCGCAAACGGAAGCAGGAAAAGCGGGACTCGAGATAA
- a CDS encoding MBL fold metallo-hydrolase — translation MSKRRKTNGNRNFDSIMEVKQTVFPKQTVVIGNHRPTNRDRTNAKATLVMQPINPADQADITLQQAMESYAASGETKQFLHQLQPESAKVSVWPESDDASAAFLNPEQTPAGPEDAISADDLQPEHTNAEIDSAEEQLALPRAEEAFAEESLLSEQMLFSLLHLQQENRILLQSKQNGIEQKYHRWLQEEARLKLLHREYELLMEEAEPEVYSKAVRAGVSISRALQQMRSARQKMETQFPWLKRKNQTEESEKNVNPAAVAAEPACSVNQEAAAKPEPFQAEKDDFLRSDLPPMPMDSRLTLRGGSDGGQPGDKTPGRPMINNVPLLMVDDSEYTDWHNYLYHPANTPASTGGRSHVIFKAVAGGNDNDAACYMLEMVRYGKRILIDAGIRLSGRIERLPNVQTIPKPDLIIITHAHYSQCGALPYLVKRWPDLPVWCSKDSEPMIGAMLDTLLRPAEDQDDYFIEAPVYEAAEIKAVQLTVKEIGVKYYPFHDDLSITLYAAGHLPGAVSIAVQGQDDSVFITADFTKHKEKTALAAVWPTENFDIMILNITNGQFPHFERQAMEQVMISKVNEILSNGGCALFPCAELGRAENFAFLFRQAMTEGKLKKVPLYADGRCNQFFKLMEEHMQTDATTKPQTGFLYADSFRWSVTPIDETNRQNVANQPCILFVNPGMLTEKAPGFTYLCKMMKDDVSAVFLPTVSESLVALAPLLEKLSKKQPGKKSEILYYHWPSHPAQDELLDAIEYLRPQVVLLVHGNAEAHRAMRTAIPSSVMRRSVTTGETIRVRPQEE, via the coding sequence ATGTCCAAACGACGTAAGACCAATGGTAACCGGAACTTTGACAGTATTATGGAAGTGAAACAAACTGTTTTTCCCAAACAAACGGTTGTGATTGGAAATCACCGTCCAACGAATCGCGATCGTACGAACGCCAAAGCAACCCTTGTCATGCAGCCAATCAATCCAGCCGATCAGGCAGACATCACGCTGCAGCAGGCAATGGAGTCTTATGCTGCATCCGGTGAAACAAAGCAATTTCTGCATCAATTGCAGCCGGAGAGCGCAAAAGTTTCTGTCTGGCCGGAAAGCGACGACGCTTCTGCGGCTTTTCTCAATCCGGAACAAACGCCGGCAGGTCCTGAAGATGCTATTTCAGCTGATGATTTGCAGCCGGAGCACACAAATGCAGAAATCGATAGCGCGGAAGAACAGCTTGCACTGCCCAGAGCAGAAGAAGCCTTCGCTGAGGAGAGTTTACTTTCGGAACAAATGTTGTTTTCTCTGCTGCATTTGCAGCAGGAAAACCGTATCCTGCTGCAAAGCAAGCAAAATGGAATCGAGCAGAAGTATCATAGATGGCTGCAGGAAGAAGCACGCCTGAAACTGCTCCATCGGGAGTATGAGCTCTTAATGGAGGAGGCAGAGCCGGAAGTTTACAGCAAGGCGGTGAGGGCCGGCGTGTCGATCTCCCGCGCGCTGCAGCAGATGCGCAGTGCACGGCAGAAAATGGAAACACAATTCCCCTGGCTGAAACGGAAAAATCAAACGGAAGAATCTGAAAAAAATGTAAATCCTGCCGCGGTGGCTGCAGAGCCTGCTTGTTCCGTCAATCAGGAAGCAGCAGCGAAACCAGAACCGTTTCAAGCGGAGAAGGATGATTTTTTGCGTTCTGATTTACCGCCGATGCCGATGGACAGTCGCCTGACCTTGCGCGGCGGTTCCGATGGCGGTCAACCGGGGGATAAGACTCCGGGCCGGCCGATGATAAATAATGTACCGCTCCTGATGGTGGACGATTCGGAATATACGGATTGGCATAATTATCTCTATCATCCAGCCAATACACCTGCTTCAACCGGAGGGCGCAGCCATGTGATTTTCAAAGCGGTAGCCGGCGGCAATGATAACGATGCGGCTTGCTATATGCTGGAAATGGTGCGTTATGGTAAACGAATTCTGATCGACGCCGGCATCCGGCTCTCTGGCCGCATTGAGCGTTTGCCGAATGTCCAAACAATACCAAAACCCGATTTGATCATCATCACACACGCACATTACAGCCAATGCGGCGCCTTACCGTATTTGGTGAAGCGTTGGCCGGATCTGCCGGTCTGGTGCAGTAAAGACTCCGAACCGATGATCGGAGCGATGCTTGATACCTTACTGCGGCCGGCAGAAGATCAGGACGACTATTTCATCGAAGCACCGGTTTACGAAGCGGCGGAGATCAAGGCAGTTCAACTGACAGTCAAAGAGATTGGAGTAAAATATTATCCGTTCCATGATGATTTATCAATTACGCTCTACGCTGCCGGTCATCTGCCCGGTGCAGTCAGTATTGCGGTGCAAGGTCAGGATGATTCTGTCTTTATTACCGCCGATTTTACAAAACACAAAGAAAAAACCGCTCTGGCTGCCGTGTGGCCTACGGAGAATTTCGATATCATGATTCTTAACATCACCAATGGGCAATTTCCTCATTTTGAACGGCAAGCTATGGAACAGGTGATGATCAGCAAGGTCAATGAGATTCTTAGCAACGGCGGCTGTGCTTTATTTCCTTGTGCCGAATTGGGGCGCGCCGAAAATTTTGCTTTCCTGTTCCGTCAGGCGATGACGGAAGGTAAATTGAAAAAGGTACCTCTCTATGCCGACGGCCGCTGCAATCAATTTTTTAAATTGATGGAAGAACATATGCAGACGGACGCGACCACAAAACCGCAGACGGGTTTTCTATACGCAGACAGTTTCCGCTGGTCGGTTACGCCCATTGATGAGACGAACCGGCAGAATGTTGCCAATCAGCCGTGCATTTTATTTGTCAATCCGGGCATGCTGACAGAAAAAGCGCCCGGTTTTACCTATCTATGCAAAATGATGAAAGATGATGTGTCCGCTGTCTTTCTGCCGACGGTGAGTGAAAGTTTGGTTGCTTTGGCGCCGCTTCTGGAAAAGCTGAGTAAAAAGCAACCAGGGAAAAAGAGTGAAATTCTATATTATCATTGGCCTTCTCATCCTGCTCAAGACGAACTGCTTGACGCAATTGAATACTTGCGTCCTCAGGTGGTTTTGTTGGTACACGGCAATGCGGAAGCACACAGAGCGATGCGCACCGCGATTCCAAGCAGTGTGATGCGGCGCAGTGTAACAACCGGGGAAACCATCCGCGTCAGACCGCAGGAAGAATAG
- the nth gene encoding endonuclease III: MINEEARSQRILAQLERHYHNAVSDLNFQNAYELLVAVILSAQSTDKQVNQATKLLFAKAPDVFALAALTVEEIEQLTKGVGLFRNKSKNLAQMARRLIADYEGKVPATRADLETLPGVGRKTASVVLSIAFGIPALAVDTHIFRVANRMGLAEAKTPLQTEMSLCALIPREKWGEAHHWLIRHGRVCCKAKAPCCAACPVRQDCPKILE; the protein is encoded by the coding sequence ATGATCAACGAAGAAGCCCGCAGCCAACGCATCCTGGCTCAATTGGAACGGCATTATCACAATGCGGTCTCTGATTTGAATTTTCAGAATGCCTATGAGCTGTTAGTTGCAGTCATTCTTTCAGCGCAATCGACCGATAAACAGGTCAATCAAGCTACAAAACTCCTTTTTGCCAAAGCCCCGGATGTGTTTGCACTGGCTGCTCTGACGGTTGAAGAAATTGAACAATTGACCAAAGGGGTCGGTTTATTCCGAAATAAAAGCAAAAATCTGGCGCAGATGGCGCGGCGGCTGATTGCAGATTATGAGGGAAAGGTTCCTGCGACCAGAGCGGATCTGGAAACTTTACCCGGAGTCGGCCGTAAAACAGCCAGTGTGGTTTTATCAATTGCCTTTGGAATACCGGCTTTGGCGGTGGATACCCATATTTTCCGGGTTGCCAATCGCATGGGATTGGCTGAGGCGAAAACACCACTGCAGACGGAAATGAGTTTATGTGCTTTGATCCCAAGAGAGAAATGGGGAGAGGCGCACCATTGGCTGATCCGGCATGGCCGAGTCTGCTGCAAAGCGAAAGCGCCTTGCTGTGCGGCATGCCCTGTCCGGCAGGATTGTCCGAAGATCTTAGAATGA